AAAGACAAAccaattttctaattttttttatttccttttttatttcttttcattttcttttttttcttttttccttttcaattttcgttttcttttctttcttttttttttcttttttttttctttttttttcatttttcattttgctctcctttttttttttacctttttttccaaaagaatataaaaataaaatcaaataagataaaaaactaaatcaaagtaaactaaaaattaaaaataataacaccaaataaaagtaaaaataaaaaataaaataagacaaaaataaaaacaaatactaTTATTAgttacccggacgaaattgggtgttgacactcCCTCCACCACCCTAAGTGCTCCTACACCTTtccactattttcatttattccaaaaatactgtACACattcccactattttcttttattcaaaaaatatcctacacctTCTCACTATcctcaacaatctttctctttctctctctacattaatggaacatttataTGACTCAGATTTGAACTTATGATATattgtaaaatgtaaaatttaaaggcaacttcaatattagtgcttctaccaccttttttttttataaatttaaaagttagatgcatatacaaaataataaatataataatatcaataataaataatagggttaaatatgtttttagtccatatactttgaggcgattttgattttagtccctctttcaaactatagtacaatttagtccttcaactttagaaaactctggttttagttctttttaccaaatttttttaactttattttttgtttcaagcacgtttcattgtagcatttggattgtttacactgtttgacacatttttacttcaatattaactgagaaacacgtttgaaacaacaaataaagttaaaaagaaattgataaaaataactaaaaccagagttttctaaagttaaaggactaaattgtaccatagtttgaaagagggattaaaatcaaaatcgcttcaaagtatagggactaaaaacatatttaaccctaaataataataatattcagaacatgcataaattaatttttgggGCATAGtagaaaagtttttaaaaatccTTTTCCGAGTTTCATACAAAAATAGAAACGTGGCACAATGAACAAGTAATGTGAGATCATAAGTGGCACATTATTATTAGTGTCTAGTTTTAACAGCAttaaaaaaggacaaaaataaaaatgtattaaagtctaaaaaaaattaaatttaaaatgatatgataattggagagattaaaaacatatttaatttattttttaaaaattttaattgtattttaatttttgtaaaaaaatttaattgtgttctaatttttaaaaaagtgttcaattaaattttatgaaaatattaataatattaatggcatgtcattatttttattgtttatcatATATCAAGTTTATAGTATAACAAGTgatattttcatgtgtcaaatGTAAATGTCAAgtgatttatttgatttaaattagtttttgggtatattttttaaattattttctttttaaatggtgtaatattttcctattttgaaacaaaatttactatttgtataaatattatattgtattttttaatagaaataattttttaacatacattattaacaatgttttgttaaccatatttttattaattattttttttataaaaaattatacttaattagttttaatactaaaatatttatatttaattagttttaatcttaaaatatttatatttaattagttttaatcttattaaaaactatttttttaaatatattatattattttatattattaatgttaacCATGTTTTTCATTACTtactttttttgtaaaaatatttatatttaattaattttaatgttatagtaaaaatattgttaagaaaacattattaataatatttgtataacatttatataaataataaattttatcataatttagagaagaacattatttttttttttggaaaaaataaatgagactaaattaagttaaaaagatatacctaaaaactaaatttaaatcaaGTTAATAACACTTGGTATTGAAATTAACACATGATAATATCTTGAAATATAACATTGATTGATAATGATATCTGATAGTATCATGAAAATATGACACTCAGTGTCACGCCATAAACCTAAtgcataataataaaaattcttaaaaagaatttaaacataaaaattttaaaatatataaatcaaaatttaaaagaattatgaaaaccacatgcaggtgtagttatttttgttaaaaaagtatttttttaaaaattaagatacaattaaaacttaaaaaaagaatacaattttttttaaacaaaaactaatttaaaaagtttcagCTAAAGTGAAAATCAAGTAATTAAAcctacttttaaataatatatgatgatgatattataataattatatacatattcttttattcacataatatggaaaattatataagaaaaaaaatcttatgcgataacttaaattttttataatatccaATAtggaatttttatatataatatacatttatatatttttttaaaatgtttaaaactcTTGACAGCgaaacaataatgtttatgattattattattaattgtgggacaatttttgaccaatcagaAATTAATacgtaattaatatttaaatgttgtcaaaaaatattgtctaaatatcattattctttctGAAATTGTGAAATAATTGACAGCAAAACAACCTTTTTGGCACATAACTAACACGGGTACCGCcgttaaatatttattacatttctcgtttatataaaaatcttaaaaaagatattttttcatAGTTGCATTTAATTCCcctctttccttttttatctatcccttcctttcattttcatttttatttttgcacaaTTTatcttgacctttgatatttttatttttgatacgAGAAATTATGTAATCTCATCTCACATGACGAGTCTATAATTCTATGTGGCCTTTGACTTTCATTTCATGACGTTGAATCTCCCATTTCCACTCATCCATGTCGGCAAGCCGAGAAAACAACAATTTTGTATCTCTTGTGATCCAATTCTCATCCCATTTCATCTATTTTCcttaattatactttaattagaataatttggtttttatttagGATTTTAGTCTTATTCTTTAGGATAATCCTCgtcccattttattttttattactttctcagatttttaaaactatttttctctttcaaaattttaaaaatattattactaaatttaaataagtaaagtatattttattaaaaaaaataatttaagcactaaaaatgtcatttcaaattatacggaaaaaattataattgaaactattttatttgtattttttataaaaaaaatgttttgtttctgatattattaatttattaaatcacCCGCCATTGTCACGCTCAAATTACCTTATCCAACCAACACATTTCAGATTCATTATCTCTCAGTTTCAACAgcttcaacaacatcatcaacatcaaaatGGACGGTCTGATGAAGGACTTGGTCGATCTTGCTATCGGTGGTGCCGATCACAACGATCGCCAAGAAGAACACGGTGAACGCTCCTGGGCCGACCTTGTCTCCGGCGATCAGGATCAGGTTTCCGATTCTACTATGTCAATTCTACATTCccatttttcaacttttatttttttttcaggatcacgtaatatcaaatttaaatttttatttttgcaggATCACCCTCGTCCTcatcagcagcagcagcagcaacagACACAGTGGTCCAACTCACCCCAAAAGGTCACATTTCTTCATCTTTGTTCTCAATTCCCCAAAAATATGTAATGTTACTCGTTTGATAATGTTATGACCATTATAGGAAGAACGGTGGGAAGAAGATAGTCACAGTTATACCAACAGGCCCCATCAGGTGAATGTGAATCACTTGTTCTCAATTATTAAATCCAATGCCATACTCTTCTCATATGTAGCTCTTCATGTAACCACACTTGTTCTCTGTCCAGGCAGTATATCGTCCTCAGCATGAGGAGAGCCAATCTCAAAATTTGAACACTGGCCACAAGGTAATCCCCTCCTCTCTTAGCTTCAAGTTAATTTTGCAATATTAACCCCTTGAACATAGATAGTTATGGCTTAGCTTTGAAGTTTATAAATGATGTGTTTGCATATCTCAAGAGATCCTCgctaaatcttttaaattttaaagttgtaaTACAGTTGATACCTAACTTTGTTCGTATAGCAATAGCAATTTAATTTTTGGTTGGTTACTCCTAATGAcgcttaatatataataaagttgtGCTATCAGATTTGTTACATTTTGGTGCTGCATCGCTTGTGCTCAATATGTACTTGCTTTCATTCAGATTTATCTCTGTCCCTGCATATAGTTTAAGATTGTTTTTGGAGAAAGACACTGGaagaattttcttcttcttcttgttcttcaaaTAACCCGATAAATGTTCCACTGAATTGGGTAGTTGAAAATCCGGCTTCGAGAAAAAGTATGGTAGCATCGAACATGTTGAGAAAGTTTGGACAAAGGATAGGCTTTGCCTTCTTTCCAAGTGATGCCATATATAATACGAAGCATTTTCTTTTCCGTCAAATTGAACTATTAAGGTGAGattcccttttttattttttgcaggtGAATGAAGATCAAGATGGATGGCAGACTGTTGGCAAACCTTCAAGGCGGCCACAAAAGGTCTGTGAGTGAGAATATGGTAGCGTTGAACATGTTGAGGAAGTTTGGACAATGGATAGGCTGTGCCTTCTTTCCAAGTGATGCCGTATATAATacaaagcattttttttttcaattaaatagaACTATTAAGGTGATactcgtattttttttttttttttgcaggttATTGAAGATCAAGATGGATGGCAGACTGTTGGCAAACCTCCAAGGCGGACACAAAAGGTTTGTCTATGAGTTTTCATCAATATGTCTAATATAAAAGCTTATGTGGCTTTTTCAGTGTTTTGTATCGTTATAAAGAAATCTTATtctgttgatattgttgttcaCGTATTCTTCTTTGAATTCTACTGTATGTTAACTTTGTCACTGAATCTGTGATCTGACCAGTTCTGGATGTTTTATGCTTCATCCCTGTCTGAATCTGAATGATGGATCTTACCAAGTTCATGTAGGTTCCGAAGGAAACTTGGCAGAACTACAAACGGCCTTCTCATGAGCAAGAATACTCTGATGAGGTTGAAGTCGGTGTTAGTTTGGAGCCCTCAGAAGATGAACTTGCTGATCTATCAAAAGCTTGTGACAAACTCTGGGATCTTGATTTAAATCGGTTGGTACCTGGCAAAGACTATGAAATTGACTGTGGTGAAGGGAAAAAGGTTTTCCAAAAGCAAGATATGGCAGAGGGGACCTTGTTTACTTGGGTTAGTGATGATGTATTCAGAAAGCCTACATTTGCTCGTTTTCTCTCACTTCTAGATAATTACAATCCACATGAAGGATGTAAGGAAGTAGTCACATCCGAAGAGAGACAAGAGCAAGCTTCTTTCATAGAAGAAATCAGTAGAACAGCACCAATTAAATATCTTCACAAGTATCTTGCATCTAAGGGAATTGCATCAGGGAGCTACCAAGATTTCAAACGAATGATGACCAATCTATGGTTTGACCTTTATGGCCGTGGTGGCACTTCtggctcctcttcttcttttgaacatgtttttgttggAGAAATCAAACAAAGTGGCGAAGTTTCTGGCTTCCATAACTGGCTGCAGGTATGACATCGTTTTTTTTCTGCCTGTTTATatatctaatatttatttatctgttCATATTCATGCCAGATTGAAGGTGCACCACTTTATAATATTGGAAGTCATATTTGGTGCTCTTTTCTGCAATTATTCTGACATTACCACTCTCATTGATTAGCCAATATTGTCTTATTGTGGATTAGTTTACTGTTGCACAGTTTAGTGTTCATTCCTCGATGAATAACTTCAATAGTTGAGATTGCCTTTGCTATACCCTTGTATAGTCAATCGTTTGCCAATGAAGTGCTGTAAACATAAATACTTATTCAGACCTGCCAATGTCTTATTCTATTTTTGCCGATAATTAAGTATGTTTTTCTTGCTATTTGGGAAGTCTTTAATCTGATAATTAGATGAAGCTTGcacatatatattttgtttctttaatttgtaatataaacTTGTAACATGTGACATTTTTTATCTCACCTGTTGATGTATTTTGACAGTTTTACcttgaagaagaaaaggggaGAGTTGATTATCAGGGCTATATTTTCCCCCGTCGACGGGGAGAAACTGTGAGTAACTATTTATTAAGCTTATTGTATTGGCAATAATCCAAACAGAAAATAGAAGCTTGGTGCACCAATCACATGAAAGTAATAAACTCATTATTAGCCAGACATCAAagcattttgaaaatatttttcaacagCAGCTAGTAGTTTTCCAAAAACAATGTAAGCCTTAATTCATATTTCTATTTCATTACGTAAAAACCTCTTACTTAGCTTGGTTATGTTGGTTTTTTGGTAAACATTTGTAGTACTTTAAGCCGTAACCACCTAATTTTTAATGCTCTCTGCTGTCATAACTTGCAGCCTGATTCGGAAACGCAGCTTCTAACCGTTCAGTTTGAATGGAATGGTGTGCTGAAATCTTTATCAAGCACTTTGGTTGGAGTGAGCCCTGAGTTTGAAATTGCTTTATATACCCTGTGTTTCTATGTTGGTAGGGAGGATAACCACATTCAACTCGGTCCATATGCAGTTAATATCAAGTGCTATCGTTTTGGCAATAAGATTGGATCTGTTTTCCCCATTGCAGAGTCTTGAATTTTCAGTTTCCAGGAATGATAATATTTGTTCCCAATGAAATCGTTTGTTGTACGTATGAGAACTTATAGTTCATGGCTGTACTGTACAAGGTAGCGCATAGTGCATACATTATTGTAGaactattttatttcattcagCCCTTAAGGATATgctattatgttttattaattaacatcTCAGATTCTATACATTGAGATACCTAGGAAATTTAACTGGATACACGTATGAACTGGATATTTTGGTAAGATATCTCAATTTCATAGATATTATTGACGTACCATGTCCTACGAAAATATCTTGGAAGGTCtctagatatttttaaaaagtgttcCACCTTACATTTTACACATAAGTTCATCCTAAGTTctgaaatttcaaatatttaggTGAATTGATTTTAGTTCCAAATTTGTCATTATTTTCCATCTTTAGTTCAAAGAAGTAAATAGATATTACCTTGTTATGTAGGAATTGCATAAACTTCTGCCAAAACCCACCCACCCttccattaattttagtttcaagTTACTGCAGAGGTCTCCAACCTTCATTTTAATGCCATGTTTAAAGGACTTGCATCAGAAAGAGCTTTTCGTATCACGACAATGAAATTAGATTCTCTTTAAGAAAGGAACGGATTGTATTGAACAAAAAGTTAGGTTCCACGTATTCATAGCCATAAACACCATTCATTTaccatttaaatttgaaatccaTCACTTATTAGCTTCGTCACCAATCATGGTTCTTACTTGTCCATGCAAAAATAAGAACTGAAATGGCTTTGTCTGAAAGTGAGTGATTCCCTTTCTTTTTGGACAACTTCGGATAGAAATCTTATGAAATCAGTGAATTCACCACGAGGGGTTTTAGAAAGCTGTCTTTTTTTCTTACTCCCCGAGAAGCCAGTTCTAAAAAAACAATCTTCAAATCAAACGTCGATGGCTTCTGTCATTTTATGTTGATTTCCATATCTTAAAATGCTAACTTCTTACGTAAGAATATTAAGGCTAACTTGTTTGCACGCCCCTTTTCCCTTGGTCATTGATtgatcaattttcttttccatctaATATTGTTTCAGTAGAGATCGGAAATGTGACAAAACGTAAAGATAAGGTTCTATTTCCTCCACAAATTTTGTCGTATGAATTACGTGCACACAGCTCATCTCAATAACCCTTCATAGGAGAGTACAAAATATCAAAAATCAAGCATTTTGGAAGATTCCGAATCAAATTTATGAAACTATCAACTTGCTCGATTTCGAAATCAAATTTGAATGCTTCCACGTTCCATCTGATGCAGATATGCATCATAAACGACAATGTAAATTTGTTAACCAAGTTCTTCCTAACATTTAGGTCTGCCCTCTAATAATATCTTTTGTTTGGGAAGTTATATTAATTACGTACTCTGCTATAACTCATGGGAATGTGACTATTAGGAGGACCATCATGGGAAATTTATTAGCAGTCTAagatttgttttggttttttgaACTTCACCACAAACAGTACAAACTTTTCAATACACGAAAGGACTCTATATAGAGGGATTTTAGAAACACTTATTTCACTTCATATTCTCTCCTTTAACATATATACAACTGAAAACATTGTTCTGTCCCATCTGCACGGAATCTTAAGGCACAACTAGCAACATATTAAGAAATGGAGAATCTCATGAGCATTTTAATTCTTCATGCTTATGAAGGCAAATTATAACAAGTCTGTGGTAGGTCTTCTGAAGATTGTGACCAGATGACAAATATTACATCTGATCCACATTCAATGGCTATACATCATTGGTCAACATTAGAATTCTATTAATGCTCATCACTCAAACACATGTTAAATCTGAAATGGTATGAAAAAATTGAGAATAGTTATCATAAACACGCGGAAAGAACGGTCCAAGACTAATTAAACCAAAGACTTGTTCTGAACCACATGTTTTCACAACAAAAGGAGCATTCAACATTTCTTATCCTGAACAAGGTGAAGCAGAACCAAGAAAATATTGGAACTGTGAGACATTTTCATCCACGAAAACCCAGTTTGCAGGAAAAGGCAGAAGACAGAAACAAGTGACAAGCTAGTTCATCTTGTGGGGTTTGTCTTATGGCAGAAATACAAAACCCACATACCAATTATCACACCAACCAATATGTGATCAtaacataaaaggaaaataaataataataattaaacattccATTTTGGCTTCGCTGTTCAAAAGCTGTTTGCTTGCAGAGGGTATCAAAGAAGACTGATTCTTTCCATATACGTTGTGAATAAGACTGTGCTGtattcttgataaaaaaaaggtttaataggttcgtccctagaggtttgtttcaattggatgctccaatttttgaagtgatcaattagattcctaattttgtcaatttgaattaataaaagcttttctgttaaatgcagttaacgccgtgaaatttttgaacacgctgacgcttccaggtggcatcgtttcaagtgcataggtggattataaaagggtgaaatccctaaattaaaagggtgtatttgaaggtgaaatcccaaaattaaaagggatttcacccttttataatccacctatgcacttgaaacggtgcc
This genomic stretch from Vigna radiata var. radiata cultivar VC1973A chromosome 7, Vradiata_ver6, whole genome shotgun sequence harbors:
- the LOC106769583 gene encoding poly(U)-specific endoribonuclease-B isoform X1 → MDGLMKDLVDLAIGGADHNDRQEEHGERSWADLVSGDQDQDHPRPHQQQQQQQTQWSNSPQKEERWEEDSHSYTNRPHQAVYRPQHEESQSQNLNTGHKVNEDQDGWQTVGKPSRRPQKVIEDQDGWQTVGKPPRRTQKVPKETWQNYKRPSHEQEYSDEVEVGVSLEPSEDELADLSKACDKLWDLDLNRLVPGKDYEIDCGEGKKVFQKQDMAEGTLFTWVSDDVFRKPTFARFLSLLDNYNPHEGCKEVVTSEERQEQASFIEEISRTAPIKYLHKYLASKGIASGSYQDFKRMMTNLWFDLYGRGGTSGSSSSFEHVFVGEIKQSGEVSGFHNWLQFYLEEEKGRVDYQGYIFPRRRGETPDSETQLLTVQFEWNGVLKSLSSTLVGVSPEFEIALYTLCFYVGREDNHIQLGPYAVNIKCYRFGNKIGSVFPIAES
- the LOC106769583 gene encoding poly(U)-specific endoribonuclease-B isoform X2 → MVALNMLRKFGQWIGCAFFPSDAVIEDQDGWQTVGKPPRRTQKVPKETWQNYKRPSHEQEYSDEVEVGVSLEPSEDELADLSKACDKLWDLDLNRLVPGKDYEIDCGEGKKVFQKQDMAEGTLFTWVSDDVFRKPTFARFLSLLDNYNPHEGCKEVVTSEERQEQASFIEEISRTAPIKYLHKYLASKGIASGSYQDFKRMMTNLWFDLYGRGGTSGSSSSFEHVFVGEIKQSGEVSGFHNWLQFYLEEEKGRVDYQGYIFPRRRGETPDSETQLLTVQFEWNGVLKSLSSTLVGVSPEFEIALYTLCFYVGREDNHIQLGPYAVNIKCYRFGNKIGSVFPIAES